The Kordia sp. SMS9 genome window below encodes:
- a CDS encoding DUF6452 family protein: MKKLSYLGIFGMLCTLAFLSFSCERDDICVEGSITTPLLVIEFFDVEIFNATGEEVLKNASGLWIEAVNPNTEVIDDVTVIVDAIQTEAQSISTVSIPLRVTEDTTEYRFIKDYALDENQNQQGNEDIITFTYEREEIFLSRACGYSTNYTLDPLNGAAVTPDSDNWINPNTLSGIRISETIVQNETVTHVKIYH; the protein is encoded by the coding sequence ATGAAAAAATTATCCTATCTAGGAATTTTTGGAATGCTTTGCACGCTGGCATTTTTGTCATTTTCTTGCGAAAGAGATGATATTTGTGTGGAAGGCAGCATCACAACGCCTTTGTTGGTGATTGAATTTTTTGATGTCGAAATTTTCAATGCTACAGGAGAAGAGGTCCTAAAAAACGCATCCGGTTTGTGGATTGAAGCGGTAAATCCAAATACAGAAGTTATTGATGATGTCACAGTTATTGTAGATGCAATTCAAACAGAAGCACAATCAATAAGTACCGTTTCCATTCCGCTTCGTGTTACAGAAGATACTACCGAATATCGCTTTATCAAAGATTATGCGCTTGATGAAAACCAAAATCAGCAAGGAAATGAAGATATCATTACGTTTACGTATGAACGAGAAGAAATCTTTTTATCTCGTGCCTGCGGTTACAGTACAAATTATACCTTAGATCCACTCAATGGCGCAGCCGTAACTCCGGATAGTGATAATTGGATTAACCCCAACACATTGTCTGGCATTCGAATTTCTGAAACTATTGTTCAAAATGAAACCGTTACACATGTTAAAATATATCACTAG
- a CDS encoding DUF6048 family protein, which translates to MLKYITSIFAILVCSVSFSQEDATTETAVVNDTVPQLETFPLRIGIDLSKPLRMALEDDYQGFEIAADFRLTKKFYIAIELGNEKKTVDETQLNFTTEGSFAKLGFDFNAYENWFGMQNAIIVGMRYGYSTHKQTLNRYTIYQTNQHVEGESLLTQEPGTEFTSLNGHWIEVVAGIKAEVFDNVYMGFTVRLNRLLSTKEPENFQNLFIPGFNKVTTDNNVGAGFNYTISYSIPIYKKGKKKKVEVEDEIKE; encoded by the coding sequence ATGTTAAAATATATCACTAGTATATTCGCTATTTTAGTTTGTAGCGTCAGTTTTTCACAAGAGGATGCAACTACTGAAACTGCTGTTGTCAATGACACAGTTCCACAATTGGAAACATTTCCATTGCGAATCGGTATTGATCTGAGCAAACCGTTGCGAATGGCGTTGGAAGACGATTATCAAGGTTTTGAAATTGCGGCAGATTTTAGATTGACTAAAAAATTTTACATCGCTATCGAATTGGGAAATGAAAAGAAAACGGTAGACGAAACACAGCTTAATTTCACCACGGAAGGAAGTTTTGCAAAGTTAGGGTTTGACTTTAACGCGTATGAAAACTGGTTTGGAATGCAAAATGCTATTATTGTGGGAATGCGTTATGGATACAGCACACATAAGCAGACATTGAATCGCTACACCATCTACCAAACCAATCAGCATGTAGAAGGGGAAAGCTTGCTAACGCAAGAACCTGGAACGGAATTTACGAGTTTGAATGGACATTGGATTGAAGTTGTAGCAGGTATCAAAGCGGAAGTTTTTGATAATGTGTATATGGGATTCACCGTGCGTTTAAATCGTTTGCTCAGCACCAAAGAACCTGAAAATTTTCAAAACTTATTCATTCCTGGATTTAACAAAGTTACGACTGACAATAATGTGGGTGCAGGATTTAACTACACGATTAGCTATTCGATTCCCATCTATAAAAAAGGGAAAAAGAAAAAGGTGGAAGTTGAAGATGAAATTAAGGAGTAG
- a CDS encoding HD domain-containing protein, which yields MSTLSIDEKARLYASEKHKAVNHYYDQYPYVFHLQMVVSAAEKFIHLIPEKDRQNVLAGCWVHDVIEDARETYNDVKKALNKDIAELAYALTNNKGRTRQERAGKQYYVGIRNTPYAAFIKLCDRIANVTHSKNTGSRMLKVYRKENPAFVEKLYDEKYVEVIQYLEKLVKE from the coding sequence ATGAGTACACTTTCTATCGACGAAAAAGCACGTTTATACGCTTCTGAAAAACACAAAGCAGTCAATCATTATTATGATCAATATCCGTATGTATTTCATTTACAAATGGTTGTGTCGGCTGCAGAAAAATTCATTCACTTAATTCCTGAAAAAGATCGGCAAAATGTTTTGGCTGGTTGTTGGGTTCATGATGTCATTGAAGATGCGCGTGAAACTTACAATGATGTTAAAAAAGCATTGAACAAAGATATTGCGGAACTTGCGTATGCACTCACCAATAATAAGGGAAGAACGCGGCAAGAACGTGCCGGGAAACAATATTATGTAGGAATTCGCAATACACCGTATGCGGCTTTTATAAAATTGTGCGATCGTATTGCCAATGTAACACATTCTAAAAATACGGGAAGTCGCATGCTGAAAGTGTACCGAAAAGAAAATCCGGCGTTTGTAGAAAAACTGTATGATGAAAAGTATGTAGAAGTGATTCAATATTTAGAAAAATTGGTAAAAGAATGA
- a CDS encoding CpXC domain-containing protein, translating to MSLQNQIVQNCPHCQHSQELFFYKSVNITVDPSLKQLVLDGKLNAQLCSNCEKEINIVTDFLYHNMEQRIMLHLKENVDTDELNDFERFQDFKDRGYIYRHVQTYPELIEKIKIFDAGLNDLVVDSIKAELSEILMSSLQEVITEDTEELELNLFFDTYEKSLFKKRLLFVFFLHPSQMMQTSFSLKSFDKTKRKELFNLEALRMQSHV from the coding sequence ATGAGTTTGCAAAATCAAATTGTACAAAACTGTCCGCATTGTCAACATTCGCAGGAATTATTTTTTTATAAGTCTGTCAACATCACGGTTGATCCTTCTCTGAAACAGCTTGTTTTGGATGGAAAACTGAATGCACAACTCTGTTCCAATTGCGAAAAGGAAATAAATATCGTAACCGATTTTTTATATCACAACATGGAACAACGCATTATGTTGCATCTTAAAGAAAATGTTGATACTGACGAATTGAACGATTTTGAGAGGTTTCAAGATTTTAAAGATCGTGGCTATATTTATCGTCATGTGCAAACATATCCAGAATTGATTGAGAAAATAAAAATTTTTGATGCAGGATTGAATGATCTTGTTGTGGATTCAATCAAAGCTGAACTTTCTGAAATACTTATGTCGTCGTTACAAGAAGTAATTACCGAAGATACCGAAGAATTGGAACTTAATTTGTTTTTTGATACGTATGAAAAAAGTCTCTTTAAAAAGCGACTCCTGTTTGTATTCTTCTTACATCCAAGTCAAATGATGCAAACTAGTTTTAGTCTAAAAAGTTTTGACAAAACCAAAAGAAAAGAATTATTCAACCTTGAAGCTTTGCGAATGCAATCGCACGTATAA
- a CDS encoding DUF1624 domain-containing protein, with the protein MTILKSKRIESIDILRGIVMVIMCLDHTRDYYQDIDAAGWPMNLDTTTPALFFTRYITHFCAPIFVFLSGLSIYLQSQRKTKKELTKFLLTRGLWLIFLEIVLNNFLWRFDIMYYRFVFQVIWAIGASMVVMAALIHLRKHLLLVLGIIIVAGHNLINTFQLDIQTNPYRIDSVLDFLWCLFHQNGGLFIDTETPHYLRVDYPMLPWLGIMILGYSFGQLYSKTFPAIKRQKYLLIIGTSMLAVFTVLKTFNLYGDPYFWFDGSLPFFKSFVSFLRIEKYPPSLHYTLVTIGVCLIMLSLLEKVKNKFSDFLLVFGRVPLFFYFLHVGVIHASSMLLMPLFDKPMYHSVSNYENLSKSISSNLGLGLLGVYIAWVLIVAALYYPCLKYMRYKKKHPEKKWLSYL; encoded by the coding sequence TTGACAATATTAAAATCCAAACGTATTGAATCTATTGACATCTTACGAGGTATTGTCATGGTGATTATGTGTTTAGACCACACCAGAGATTATTATCAAGATATAGATGCTGCTGGCTGGCCAATGAATTTAGATACGACTACACCTGCATTATTTTTCACGAGATACATTACACACTTTTGTGCGCCTATTTTTGTTTTTCTATCGGGACTTTCCATTTATTTACAATCGCAACGAAAAACCAAAAAAGAATTGACCAAGTTTTTATTGACAAGAGGTTTGTGGTTGATTTTTTTAGAAATTGTTTTAAATAATTTCTTGTGGCGTTTTGATATTATGTACTACCGATTTGTTTTTCAAGTGATTTGGGCAATTGGTGCTTCCATGGTTGTTATGGCTGCATTAATACATTTGAGAAAACATCTTTTATTGGTTTTAGGAATTATTATTGTTGCTGGACATAATCTTATTAACACATTTCAATTAGATATTCAAACAAATCCGTATCGAATTGATAGTGTTCTCGATTTTTTGTGGTGTTTATTCCATCAAAATGGCGGCTTATTTATTGATACTGAAACCCCGCATTATTTACGAGTCGATTATCCTATGCTTCCTTGGTTGGGGATTATGATTCTTGGTTATAGTTTTGGTCAGTTGTACTCAAAAACATTTCCTGCCATCAAGCGTCAAAAATATCTTTTAATTATTGGAACTTCTATGTTAGCCGTTTTTACTGTTTTGAAAACTTTTAACTTGTACGGCGATCCCTATTTTTGGTTTGATGGAAGTCTGCCATTTTTCAAATCGTTTGTTTCTTTCTTACGAATTGAAAAATATCCTCCATCATTACATTATACTTTAGTGACCATCGGTGTTTGTTTGATCATGCTCAGTCTATTAGAAAAAGTAAAAAATAAGTTTTCAGATTTCTTATTGGTTTTTGGAAGAGTTCCTCTCTTTTTCTATTTCTTACATGTTGGTGTTATTCATGCATCAAGTATGTTGCTCATGCCGTTGTTTGACAAGCCGATGTATCATAGTGTTTCTAACTATGAAAACCTCAGCAAAAGTATATCGAGCAATTTGGGATTGGGCTTATTAGGAGTTTATATTGCTTGGGTTCTTATTGTTGCGGCACTATATTATCCATGTTTAAAATATATGCGCTACAAGAAGAAGCATCCCGAAAAAAAATGGTTGAGTTATTTATAA
- a CDS encoding class I SAM-dependent RNA methyltransferase, with amino-acid sequence MEQNFKMVAKTLHGFEDLLEDELKRLGAQDIRKGTRNVSFRGDKGFMYKANLSLRTAIKILKPIRHFKIRNEQDLYDQVYNMHWDKYLTHEDTFMIDATVASEQFTHSQFIALKTKDAIADKFRNTEGKRPNVDLKFPTLRIHVHIQNNDCTISLDSSGGSLHKRGYKTATNIAPINEVLAAGLVMLSGWDGQCDLLDPMCGSGTIAIEAAMIACNIPPNINRKEFGFEKWQDWDVDLFETIEASCLKKIREFHYHIYGYDKAPSAVQKAKDNVKNANLEDYIKIRRTDFFETKKEDDTKLHILFNPPYGERLHIDMEQFYADIGDTLKQGYTNTNAWFITSNLEALKFVGLRPSRKIKVFNGKLESRLVKYEMYAGSKKAKYQSKD; translated from the coding sequence ATGGAACAGAATTTTAAAATGGTTGCCAAAACTTTACACGGTTTTGAAGATTTATTGGAAGACGAACTGAAACGACTCGGTGCGCAAGATATCCGAAAAGGAACGCGTAACGTAAGTTTTAGAGGTGATAAAGGGTTTATGTACAAAGCCAATTTGAGCTTGCGTACGGCAATTAAGATTTTAAAACCGATTCGCCATTTTAAAATTCGCAATGAACAAGATTTGTACGATCAAGTATACAATATGCATTGGGACAAATACTTAACGCATGAAGATACGTTTATGATTGATGCCACGGTAGCTTCGGAGCAATTTACACATTCACAATTTATTGCCTTAAAAACGAAAGATGCGATTGCAGATAAGTTCAGAAACACGGAAGGCAAACGTCCAAATGTAGATTTAAAATTTCCAACGTTGCGCATTCATGTACATATTCAGAATAATGATTGTACTATTTCTTTGGACAGTTCGGGCGGTTCTTTACACAAGCGTGGTTATAAAACCGCAACGAATATTGCACCAATTAATGAAGTATTGGCGGCTGGTTTGGTCATGCTTTCTGGTTGGGACGGACAATGCGATTTGCTCGATCCGATGTGTGGAAGTGGAACAATTGCGATTGAAGCGGCGATGATTGCCTGTAATATTCCGCCAAATATCAATAGAAAAGAATTTGGTTTTGAAAAATGGCAAGATTGGGATGTAGATTTATTTGAAACGATAGAAGCTTCTTGTTTAAAGAAAATTCGTGAATTTCATTATCATATTTACGGATATGACAAAGCACCGTCGGCAGTACAAAAAGCAAAAGACAATGTAAAAAACGCGAATTTAGAAGACTACATTAAGATTCGTCGCACAGATTTCTTTGAAACCAAAAAGGAAGACGATACGAAGCTGCATATTTTGTTCAATCCGCCTTATGGTGAACGTTTGCATATTGACATGGAACAATTTTATGCGGACATTGGCGATACGTTAAAACAAGGATACACAAACACCAATGCTTGGTTTATTACGTCAAATTTAGAAGCATTAAAATTTGTTGGCTTGCGTCCATCGCGAAAAATAAAAGTATTCAACGGAAAGTTAGAATCACGTTTGGTAAAGTACGAAATGTACGCAGGAAGCAAAAAAGCCAAATATCAATCTAAAGACTAA
- a CDS encoding prenyltransferase codes for MSFKSKELLLISRPRFWMYVLGTFLVGMIASGNPFHYDSNTTMLLVVFSIFFSFPANLLIYGVNDIYDYETDVLNTKKVSYEKILSPLKHKKLWFIIGLFTLPFIPFLLFINTPTLYVLLIFIFTGICYSAPPLRAKSKPPLDILFSSIIYISPGLIGYLITGNTNVEWLAILGGLVWASAMQTYSAVPDIDADKNSGVATLATKLGKRNALWFCLIAYIAASVIGTLYVGWVAIVFGIVYAVVVLLSLANSSKVFKYYTYFPLVNIAAGTALFFYLFFKAVY; via the coding sequence ATGAGTTTCAAATCCAAAGAACTATTATTGATCTCAAGACCAAGGTTTTGGATGTATGTGTTGGGAACTTTTTTGGTAGGCATGATTGCTTCCGGCAACCCATTTCATTATGATTCTAATACCACCATGCTATTAGTGGTGTTTTCCATATTCTTTTCATTTCCAGCAAATTTATTGATTTATGGTGTAAATGATATTTACGATTACGAAACCGACGTACTTAACACAAAGAAAGTTTCCTACGAAAAAATTCTAAGTCCATTAAAACATAAAAAATTGTGGTTTATTATTGGGCTGTTCACCTTACCATTTATTCCTTTTTTATTATTTATAAATACGCCAACGTTATATGTATTATTAATATTTATTTTTACAGGAATATGCTACTCAGCACCTCCGTTAAGAGCCAAAAGCAAACCACCTTTAGACATCCTTTTTTCTTCTATCATATATATTTCTCCTGGGTTGATTGGATATTTGATTACGGGAAATACAAATGTTGAGTGGCTTGCTATTCTTGGAGGGTTGGTATGGGCTTCGGCAATGCAAACCTATTCGGCAGTACCCGATATTGATGCAGATAAAAATTCAGGAGTCGCAACGTTGGCAACGAAATTAGGAAAACGAAACGCACTTTGGTTTTGCCTGATTGCCTATATAGCGGCAAGCGTTATAGGAACCTTGTATGTAGGTTGGGTAGCCATTGTTTTTGGAATTGTGTATGCAGTTGTCGTGCTATTGAGTCTTGCCAATAGTTCCAAAGTATTTAAGTATTATACCT